The Perca flavescens isolate YP-PL-M2 chromosome 8, PFLA_1.0, whole genome shotgun sequence DNA window AATCACCTTTAGATTAACAGACAAGACAATAAACTGTGTTAGGTCAAAGATAGCTTTATTGATATGGTGTCAGAGTTTAGTAGTAGTCGTCCCTGATGCGCCTCATGCTCATCCACCTCATACCACTCATGCCCATGTTGCTGAAGTTCCTGTACTCTCCGGGCCTCATGTACATCATCCTGCCTCTGTACTGGGGCTGCTCGTACATCAGCCAGTGGCCGTCCATCACATGGCAGGACATGCAGTTGGACATGCGGTAACGGTCCATGACGTTGTCACAGTCCTCCATCAGCTCGTGCATCTGGCCTCCGAAGTTCTCCCTCTCGTAGATCCTCATCCTGTAGGAGCCACGGTGCTGAAAAACATCCACAAACAGTCATCAGTCGTCAGCCGGTATTTCCTAATATTACTTTAGGAAGTGATTAAATGTCAATAATGAtccaaaatgttcttttaatcAAATGATTTATGGTCACTATTAATCTCAgagctggttggcttggttccaggtTTAAACCTCTTTATATCAGCATTTAGTGAAACATCAACATAGATACTGAACGGGTTTGGTCCAATGCGAGCGTTGTGTGTGCGGTGATGGTTTGTGTGGTTACCATGGGGATCATGCGGCAGGACCTGATGCAGTCGCTCATTCCCATCATGCTCTGGTAGTCGGAGTACTCGCCCCTCTTCAGGAAGTACTGGTTGCCCATGAAGTTGGTGCGGTCGTAGACCATAAAGCAGCCTCTCTCCACCCTGCAGGAGTGACACCTGCTCAGGTAGGAGGACATGTCAGCGCAGTCGCTGCTGCACTCGTAGGAACGACCCTGGAAGTTCCTGTCCTCGTAGAAGACGACCTGAACACAGTTAGAGAGAACGTCATCACAGGAGGAGATTCATCACAGTTAGAGAGAACGTCATCACAGGAGGAGACTCATCACAGTTAGAGAGAACGTCAGAAGAAGTCTCAGAGGTCTGATTGTCAGGGCACTGAACTATGACCCATTTTTTGTCTTCTGACATGCTCcactttgcttttattttgacactttTACAATTACTTCCAGGTTGCCTGTCTTGATGTTACCCTCATGTCTTTCTTCAAAACGAAAAAAtgaatttttaaaataaattactgtattaaattagtttttttcttttggaagCCAAAAACCAACAGACCTCGGGATTTAGTCAAAAATCCAAAAACCCAGGTGACTTCCATTTTTGGTATCAAATGGTATAAGGATCTACACATGGCCTTCTCATTCTTCAATCCAAAAGGAACAACGATAAAAGGAATTTCTAATCACAAATGGATTACATATTATTCAGTACCGATATTACCGATATAATATACCGATATATTCGATACCCTGGTCTTTTtggttttcttgttttttttaattctgagaACAAAAACCTAAAAGCTATGTATAAAAAGCTGTTTGTAGAATATAGAGTTGTGCCCATCCTGGGCactgcgttttaacccaaacctaaccctaaactAAGTAACTTACCATGTAACCCACTAATAAAGCCATCAGGTTAAACCTATAAGTCGTTCATAAAGAGTTATAAGAGTGACTTCTGAAAGAGAAACAGTCAGTTTGTAAAGAATAGTGTTTTCTCACCCTGCCCTGTCTCATCAACATGCTTCTTATAATTTCATGTGAATGTAAGCTAATgttattttatacagtatatctgtataaTCTTGTGTAAGTCGATAAACTAAGCATGTTGCCCACTAAATAAAGTCATCAGTTGAAACCTATAAACCCTTTATAAGCGTTACTATCCTGTCCCGTGGCTCCTTAATCTATAAGCCGTTTATAAAGAGCTATAAGAGTTATGAGAGTATAAAGAGTGACTTTTGAGAGAGAAACAGTCAGTTTGTAGAGAATAGTTTGCTTGTCTCACCCTGCCCATCATGTTCATGCTGCTGGAAGTCATGTTGTCTCTCTGCTCGTTCAGCCGGATGCTGCTGATGTTCAGTCTGTCAGCTGTGGATGTGTTGTTACCTGTGGAGCAGCTGCTGCTCTTTATAGCACCTGAGCAGCTGAAGCCTTTTGTCCAAAAGCCTGAGCCAGCATCGCGTCATAAAAGAGACGCTCGGTGTTCGGCATTTCTCTTAGAAACTACAGACAAAGAGCTACAGACTGCAGCGGCTCTGTGTCTCCTTCAGGCCTCTTTGTGTTCATTCTCTGTTCACTTTGTGTTTTCACTCtctgttcactgtgtttttagttgttcattgTGTGCAGCACGCTTTCTGGAACCTGTCCCACTatgacatacatgcatacatacatacatacatgtacatacatacatagatacatacatacatacatacgtaacTAGACTGAAATAGTTCTAGTATCGGCTTGCTTGCTCTAGATcacatgtcaaactcaagggccgcatatcaatttaggtttacAATAAAGTTTGGCCGCCTAATTGTGCGCCaacttttttcaaagtgtgaTTCCGCGACACACAAAGCGGATTTGTCAACTATGAGCCTTGGATattcccccagaagaagcaaagagttttcatattcaggctgtgaaacaggttgctggGAGTTGGTTGTGTGGcagctgctttaaaaaaattatcattgttttacttgatttgctaaactctatgaTGGCTAGAAAGTGTTTTGCTTTTTTAGAGTTTTATGGGGaacaaactgtaagtgagaagactatatgagacaagcagtaatacagtcaaagatatttaactttttctcttaaataaaagtatgtcaataaattaaacatttccatttccagtgtggcccttagtaaAGGTGAGAGTGACTCTCCTGCTCTAGACAATAGATAATTTAAATCTCCACAAGCTAAGATGGTATAAGATCCATTATCTCCGGTGCATCTAAAAGACTTTGATAAGAATGAAAAGACAGTGTAGTATGAAGGACGTTACTCAGATTCAGGCATGGATTTTCATATAAATAGCTACTCCACCACCATTGTTGTTGGCCATCTGAGAGTATTTGTGTACAAAAACGTGTTGTAGGCTTCTAAAAGGAGACCTTCTGAAACAAATGATCCTCGTAGGTGAGTCTGTTAGACATAAGACGGCTGCCAGAAGCAGTTTATTGTGACTTTTGATGGATGTATTGCCTGCTATTTGATGTCATTAAATCACTGAATCTCTCCCAGCTACCTCTTCTTCTGCTTTGGGTCCTAACCTGCAATTACAGTGGCAGTCCCACAacatgacagcaaatcacatgacacgacagcaaatcacacaacacaacagaaaatcaaacaacacaacagcaaatcacacaacacaacagcaaattacacaacacaacagcaaatcacacaacacaacagcaaatcacacaacagcaaatcacacgacacaacagcaaatcggTTTTGTGCAAAATTAGGCTCACCAAAAAGTGCCCTAATCCCTGAGGAATTATGCTACCATTATGTGGTGATTTGCTGTTgagtcgtgtgatttgctgttgtgttgtctgatttgctgttgtgttgtgtgatttgatgttgtatcttgtgatttgctgttgtgtcttgtgatttgctgttgtgtcgtgtgatttgctgtcgtatgatttgctgttgtgtcttgtgatttgctgttgtgttatgtgatttgctgtcttgttatgtgatttgctgtcgtgtgatttgctgttgtgtcgtgtgatttgctgtcttgttgtgtgattttctgttgtgtcgtgtgatttcctgttgtgtcgtgtgatttgctgtcttattgtgtgatttgctgttgtgtgatttgctgttgtgtcgtgtgatttgctgttgtgttgtctgATTTGCTTTTGTGTCGTATGATTTGATGTTGtatcgtgtgatttgctgttgtgtcttgtgatttgctgttgtgtcgtgtgatttgctgtcgtatgatttgctgttgtgtcttgtgatttgctgttgtgtcgtgtgatttgctgttgtgtcgtgtgatttgctgtcttattgtgggatttgctgttgtgtcgtgtgatttgctgtcttgttctgtgatttgctgttgtgttgtgtgatttgctgtcttgttgtgtaaTTTGTTGTAATGTTATTTACTGTTGTGTCGTGTtatttgctgtcgtgttgtgtaatttgctgtctgtttgtgtgatttgctgttgtgtcgttatttgctgtcttgttgtgtgattggctgtcgtgtgatttgctgttgtgttgtgtgatttgctgtagtttcgtgtgatttgctgttgtgtcgtgtgatttgctgtcttgttgtgtgatttgctgttgtgtgatttgctgttgtgttgtgtgatttgctgttgtgtcatgtgatttgctgttgtgtgatttgctgtcttgttgtgtgatttgctgtcttgttgtgtgatttgctgttgtgttgtgtgatttgctgtcttgttgtgtgatttgctgttgtgtgatttcctgtcttgtgtgatttgctgtcttgtcatgtgattttctcttgtgtgatttgctgttgtgtcgtgtgatttgctgtcttgttgtgtgatttgctgttgtgtcgtgtgatttgctgttgtgttgtgtgatttgctgtcttgtcatgggatttgctgttgtgttgtgtgatttgccgtcttgttgtgtgatttgctgttgtgtcgtgtgatttgctgttgtgtcgtgtgctttgctgttgtgttgtgtgatttgctgtcttgttgtgtgatttgctgttgtgttatgtgatttgctgttgtgtcgtgtgatttgctgtcttgttgtgtgattggctgtcgtgtgatttgctgttgtgttgtgtgatttgctgttgtgttgtgtgatttgctgtcttgttgtgtgatttgctgttgtgttgtgtgatttgctgtcttgttgtgtgatttgctgtcttgttgtgtgatttgctgttgtgtgatttcctgtcttgtgtgatttgctgtcttgtcatgtgATTTGTTCTTGTGTAATTTGCTattgtgtcgtgtgatttgctgtcttgttgggtgatttgctgttgtgtcgtgtgatttgctgttgtgttgtgtgatttgctgtcttgtcgtgtgatttgctgttgtgttgtgtgatgtgctgttgtgtcgtgtgatttgctgttgtgtcgtgtgatttgctgtcttgttgtgtgattgtctgtcgtgtgatttgctgttgtgttgtgtgatttgctgttgtgtcatgtgatttgctgtcttgttgtgtgatttgctgtcttgttgtgtgatttgctgttgtgtgatttcctgtcttgtgtgatttgctgtcttgtcatgtgATTTGTTCTTGTGTAATTTGCTattgtgtcgtgtgatttgctgtcttgttgggtgatttgctgttgtgtcgtgtgatttgctgttgtgttgtgtgatttgctgtcttgtcgtgtgatttgctgttgtgttgtgtgatgtgctgttgtgtcgtgtgatttgctgttgtgtcgtgtgctttgctgttgtgttgtgtgatttgctgtcttgttgtgtgatttgctgttgtgttatgtgatttgctgttgtgtcgtgtgatttgctgtcttgttgggtgatttgctgttgtgttatgtgatttgctgttgtgtcgtgtgatttgctgtcttgttgggtgatttgctgttgtgtcgtgtgatttgctgttgtgttgtgtgatttgctgtcttgtcgtgtgatttgctgttgtgttgtgtgatttgctgttgtgtcgtgtgatttgctgttgtgtcgtgtgctttgctgttgtgttgtgtgatttgctgtcttgtgtgatttgctgttgtgttatgtaatttgctgttgtgtcgtgtgatttgctgtcttgttgtgtgattggctgtcgtgtgatttgatgttgtgttgtgtgatttgctgtcttgtcgtgggatttgctgttgtgttgtgtgatttgctgttgtgtcgtgtgatttgctgttgtgttgtgtgctttgctgttgtgttgtgtgatttgctgtcttgtgtgatttgctgttgtgttatgtgatttgctgttgtgtcgtgtgatttgctgtcttgttgtgtgattgtctgtcgtgtgatttgctgttgtgttgtgtgatttgctgttgtgtcatgtgatttgctgttgtgttgtgtgattttctgtcttgttgtgtgatttgctgtcttgtcgtgtgatttgctgttgtgggatttgctgtcttgtaagatttgctgtcttgttgtgtgatttgctgtcttgtcatgtgattttctcttgtgtgatttgctgttgtgtcgtgggatttgctgttgtgttgtgtgattttctgtcttgttgtgtgatttgctgtcttgtcgtgtgatttgctgttgtgggatttgctgtcttgtgcAATTTGCTGtcctgttgtgtgatttgctgtcttgtcatgtcattttctcttgtgtgatttgctgttgtgtcgtgggatttgctgtcttgttgtgggatttgctgtcttgtcatgtgatttgctgttgtgagatttgctgtcttgtgcgatttgctgtcttgttatgtgatttgctgttctgtcgtgtgatttgctgtcttgttgtgtgattggctgtcgtgtgatttgctgttgtgttgtttgatttgctgttgtgttgtgtgatttgctgttgtgtcgtgtgcTTTGCTGTTgcgttgtgtgatttgctgttgtgttgtttgatttgctgttgtgtcgtgtgatttgctgttgtgtcgtgtgatttgctgtcttgttgtgtgattggctgtcgtgtgatttgctgttgtgttgtgtgattttctgtcttgttgagtgatttgctttcttgtcgtgtgatttgctgttgtgtgatttgctgtcttgtgtgatttgctgtcttgttgtgtgatttgctgtcttgtcatgtgatttactcttgtgtgatttgctgttgtgtcgtgggatttgctgtcttgttgtgtgatttgctgttgtgttgtgtgatttgctgttgtgtcgtgtgatttgctgtcttgttgtgtgatttttttcttgtgtgatttgctgttgtgtcgtgtgatttgctgtcttgttgggtgatttgctgttgtgtcatgtgatttgctgttgtgttgtgtgatttgctgtcttgtcgtgggatttgctgttgtgttgtgtgatttgctgttgtgtcgtgtgatttgctgttgtgtcgtgtgctttgctgttgtgttgtgtgatttgctgtcttgttgtgtgatttgctgttgtgttatgtgatttgctgttgtgtcgtgtgatttgctgtcttgttgtgtgattggctgtcgtgtgatttgctgttgtgttgtgtgatttgctgttgtgttgtgtgatttgctgttgtgtcatgtgatttgctgttgtgtgatttgctgttgtttcatgtgatttgctgttgtgtcatgtgattttctgttgtgttgtgtgattttctgtcttgttgtgtgatttgctgtcttgccgtgtgatttgctgttgtgggatttgctgtcttgtgcgatttgctgtcttgttgtgtgatttgctgtcttgtcatgtgatttgctgtcttgtcatgtgatttgctgttgtgtcgtgtgatttgctattttgtcgtgtgatttgctgttgtgtgatttgctgtcttgttgtgtgatttgctgttgtgggatttgctgtcttgttgtgtgatttgctgtcttgtcatgtgattttctcttgtgtgatttgctgttgtgtcgtgggatttgctgttgtgttgtgtgattttctgtcttgttgtgtgatttgctgtcttgtcgtgtgatttgctgttgtgggATTTGCTGTCTTATGCGATTTGCtatcttgttgtgtgatttgctgtcttgtcatttgattttctcttgtgtgatttgctgttgtgtcgtggGATTTCCTGTCTTGTTGtgggatttgctgtcttgtcgtgtgatttgctgttgtgagatttgctgtcttgtgcgatttgctgtcttgttatgtgatttgctgttctgtcgtgtgatttgctgtcttgttgtgtgattggctgtcgtgtgatttgctgttgtgttgtttgatttgctgttgtgttgtgtgatttgctgttgtgtcgtgtgctttgctgttgtgttgtgtgatttgctgtcttgttgtgtgatttgttgttgtgttatgtgatttgctgttgtgtcgtgtgatttgctgtcttgtcatgggatttgctgttgtgttgtgtgatttgccgtcttgttgtgtgatttgctgttgtgtcgtgtgatttgctgttgtgtcgtgtgctttgctgttgtgttgtgtgatttgctgtcttgttgtgtgatttgctgttgtgttatgtgatttgctgttgtgtcgtgtgatttgctgtcttgttgtgtgattggctgtcgtgtgatttgctgttgtgttgtgtgatttgctgttgtgttgtgtgatttgctgtcttgttgtgtgatttgctgttgtgttgtgtgagttgctgtcttgttgtgtgatttgctgtcttgttgtttgatttgctgttgtgtgatttcctgtcttgtgtgatttgctgtcctGTCATGTGATTTTTTCTTGTGTAATTTGCTattgtgtcgtgtgatttgctgtcttgttgggTGATTTGCTattgtgtcgtgtgatttgctgttgtgttgtgtgatttgctgtcttgtcgtgtgatttgctgttgtgttgtgtgatgtgctgttgtgtcgtgtgatttgctgttgtgtcgtgtgctttgctgttgtgttgtgtgatttgctgtcttgttgtgtgatttgctgttgtgttatgtgatttgctgttgtgtcgtgtgatttgctgtcttgttgggtgatttgctgttgtgttgtgtgatttgctgttgtgttgtgtgatttgctgtcttgtcgtgggatttgctgttgtgttgggtgatttgctgttgtgtcgtgtgatttgctgttgtgtcgtgtgatttgctgttgtgtcgtgtgctttgctgttgtgttgtgtgatttgctgtcttgtgtgatttgctgttgtgttatgtgatttgctgttgtgtcgtgtgatttgctgtcttgttgtgtgattggctgtcgtgtgatttgctgttgtgttgtgtgatttgctgttgtgtcatgtgatttgctgttgtgtgatttgctgttgtttcatgtgatttgctgttgtgtcatgtgatttgctgttgtgttgtgtgattttctgtcttgttgtgtgatttgctgtcttgtcgtgtgatttgctgttgtgggatttgctgtcttgtgtgatttgctgtcttgttgtgtgatttgctgtcttgtcatgtgattttctcttgtgtgatttgctgttgtgtcgtgggatttgctgttgtgttgtgtgattttctgtcttgttgtgtgatttgctgtcttgtcgtgtgatttgctgttgtgggatttgctgtcttgtgcAATTTGCTGtcctgttgtgtgatttgctgtcttgtcatgtgattttctcttgtgtgatttgctgttgtgtcgtgggatttgctgtcttgttgtgggatttgctgtcttgtcgtgtgatttgctgttgtgagatttgctgtcttgtgcgatttgctgtcttgttatgtgatttgctgttctgtcgtgtgatttgctgtcttgttgtgtgattggctgtcgtgtgatttgctgttgtgttgtttgatttgctgttgtgttgtgtgatttgctgttgtgtcgtgtgcTTTGCTGTTgcgttgtgtgatttgctgtcttgttgtgtgatttgctgttgtgttatgtgatttgctgttgtgtcgtgtgatttgctgtcttgttgtgtgatttgctgttgtgttgtttgatttgctgttgtgtcgtgtgatttgctgttgtgtcgtgtgatttgctgtcttgttgtgtgattggctgtcgtgtgatttgctgttgtgttgtgtgattttctgtcttgttgagtgatttgctttcttgtcgtgtgatttgctgttgtgtgagTTGCtgtcttgtgtgatttgctgtcttgttgtgtgatttgctgtcttgtcatgtgattttctcttgtgtgatttgctgttgtgtcgtgggatttgctgtcttgttgtgtgatttgctgttgtgttgtgtgatttgctgttctgtcatgtgatttgctgtcttgttgtgtgatttgctgtcttgttgtgtgatttgctgttgtgttgtgtgttttggtgtcttgtgtgatttgctgtcttgttgtgtgatttgctgttgtgtgatttcctgtcttgtgtgatttgc harbors:
- the LOC114560006 gene encoding gamma-crystallin M2 codes for the protein MTSSSMNMMGRVVFYEDRNFQGRSYECSSDCADMSSYLSRCHSCRVERGCFMVYDRTNFMGNQYFLKRGEYSDYQSMMGMSDCIRSCRMIPMHRGSYRMRIYERENFGGQMHELMEDCDNVMDRYRMSNCMSCHVMDGHWLMYEQPQYRGRMMYMRPGEYRNFSNMGMSGMRWMSMRRIRDDYY